From the Quercus lobata isolate SW786 chromosome 6, ValleyOak3.0 Primary Assembly, whole genome shotgun sequence genome, one window contains:
- the LOC115950210 gene encoding probable mannitol dehydrogenase — protein sequence MAKVPPEEEHPVKAFGWAARDQSGHLAPFNFSRRETGDEDVRFKVLYCGICHSDLHSIKNEWGFSFYPLVPGHELVGEVTEVGSKVNKVKVGDKVGVGCMVGACHSCESCKNDLENYCPKMIFTYNSIYHDGTFNYGGYSDTMVANERYIVHFPENMPLDAGSPLLCAGITVYSPLKHFGLAQPGKHIGVVGLGGLGHVAIKFAKAFGAKVTVISTSPSKKDEALEHLGADSFLVSRDPDQIQAAMNTMDGIIDTVSAVHPILPLLGLLKSYGTLVMVGVPDKPLELPVFPLISGRKMVAGSGFGGMKETQEMIDFAAKHGITADIEVVPMDYVNTAMERLAKNDVRYRFVIDIGNTLAATKPCGICHSDLHSIKNDWGFSFYPLVPEHEIVGEVTEVGSKLNKVKVGDKVGVGCMVGACHSCESCKNDHENYCPKVILTYNSIYHDGTFNYGGYSDAMVANERYIVHFPENMPLDSGAPLLCAGITVYSPLKYFGLAKPGKHIGVVGLGGLGHVAVKFAKAFGAKLTVISTSPSKKDEALEHLGADSFLVSRDPDQIQAAMNTMDGIIDTVSAVHPILPLLGLLKSHGTLVMVGVPDKPLELPVFPLLSGRKMVAGSGIGGMKETQEMIDFAAKHGITADIEVVSMDYVNTAMERLAKNDVRYKFVIDIGNTLAATKP from the exons ATGGCAAAGGTACCACCAGAAGAAGAACACCCTGTGAAGGCTTTTGGGTGGGCCGCTAGAGACCAATCTGGCCATCTCGCTCCTTTCAACTTCTCTAGAAG GGAAACAGGGGATGAGGATGTGAGGTTTAAGGTGCTGTATTGTGGAATATGTCACTCCGATCTTCACAGCATCAAGAATGAATGGGGCTTCTCATTCTACCCTCTTGTTCcagg GCACGAACTTGTTGGGGAAGTGACAGAAGTAGGGAGCAAGGTGAATAAAGTTAAAGTTGGAGACAAAGTGGGCGTAGGATGCATGGTTGGTGCATGTCACTCCTGCGAGAGCTGCAAAAATGACCTTGAAAATTACTGTCCCAAAATGATATTCACTTACAATTCCATTTACCATGATGGAACATTCAACTATGGAGGCTATTCAGACACAATGGTAGCTAATGAGCGCTACATAGTTCATTTCCCAGAAAATATGCCACTTGATGCTGGTTCTCCACTACTCTGTGCTGGGATCACAGTGTATAGTCCCCTGAAACACTTTGGTCTAGCCCAACCTGGTAAGCATATTGGGGTTGTGGGCTTAGGTGGGCTTGGTCATGTAGCTATCAAATTTGCTAAGGCTTTTGGGGCAAAAGTGACTGTAATTAGTACCTCACCTAGCAAAAAGGATGAAGCTTTGGAACATCTTGGTGCTGATTCTTTTTTGGTTAGCCGTGATCCAGACCAAATTCAG GCTGCCATGAATACAATGGATGGTATCATTGATACTGTTTCTGCAGTGCACCCCATTTTACCATTGCTTGGTCTATTGAAGTCCTATGGAACGCTTGTCATGGTGGGTGTACCGGACAAGCCACTTGAGCTACCTGTGTTTCCGTTGATTTCGG gaagGAAGATGGTTGCCGGGAGTGGTTTTGGAGGAATGAAAGAGACGCAAGAGATGATTGACTTTGCAGCAAAACACGGCATCACGGCAGACATTGAGGTTGTTCCAATGGATTATGTGAACACCGCAATGGAGCGTCTTGCTAAGAATGATGTTAGATACCGGTTTGTTATTGACATTGGAAACACCTTGGCTGCTACCAAGCCT TGTGGAATATGTCACTCCGATCTTCACAGCATCAAGAATGATTGGGGCTTCTCATTCTACCCTCTTGTTcctga GCACGAAATTGTTGGGGAAGTGACAGAAGTAGGGAGCAAGCTGAATAAAGTTAAAGTTGGAGACAAAGTGGGCGTAGGATGCATGGTTGGTGCATGTCACTCCTGCGAGAGCTGCAAAAATGACCATGAAAATTACTGTCCCAAAGTGATACTCACTTACAATTCCATTTATCATGATGGAACATTCAACTATGGAGGCTATTCAGACGCAATGGTAGCTAATGAGCGCTACATAGTTCATTTCCCAGAAAATATGCCACTTGATTCTGGTGCTCCACTACTCTGTGCTGGGATCACAGTGTATAGTCCCTTGAAATATTTTGGTTTAGCCAAACCTGGTAAGCATATTGGGGTTGTGGGCTTAGGTGGGCTTGGTCATGTAGCTGTCAAATTTGCTAAGGCTTTTGGGGCAAAATTGACTGTAATTAGTACCTCACCTAGCAAGAAGGATGAAGCTTTGGAACATCTTGGTGCTGATTCTTTTTTGGTTAGCCGTGATCCAGACCAAATTCAG GCTGCCATGAACACAATGGATGGTATTATTGATACTGTTTCTGCAGTGCACCCCATTTTACCATTGCTTGGTCTATTGAAGTCCCATGGAACGCTTGTCATGGTGGGTGTACCGGACAAGCCACTTGAGCTACCTGTGTTTCCGTTGCTTTCGG GAAGGAAGATGGTTGCCGGGAGTGGCATTGGAGGAATGAAAGAGACGCAAGAGATGATTGACTTTGCAGCAAAACATGGCATCACGGCAGACATTGAGGTTGTTTCAATGGATTATGTGAACACCGCAATGGAGCGTCTTGCTAAGAATGATGTTAGATACAAGTTTGTCATTGACATTGGAAACACCTTGGCTGCTACCAAGCCTTGA